The genome window GTATACTGCGAACCAAAATCGAGGATCAGGATCATTTCTTGCATGGCGCAAAGGTACATTTTGCCCGTGAAATGATGGTCGTTTCATCGGTACAGAACCAGTTTTTCAACACCAACTATTCCGTTACCCTGCCCACAATGGATAAAGTAGGTCCCGGCAGATAGGTCTTGTAGGTAAAGCTGAGCCTCCGTACCGTCAAACATATCGCTGCGATAGACCTCTACACCAAAGGAGTTATAGACGCGCACTTCTTCGATGTTTTGAGTCGACCTCAATGTTACCCTCCCAGCGGAAGGGTTTGGGAAGACTTCCAGGCCAACTTCCGCATACTCCAAAGTTGAAATCGTCGCGCTATCCAAAAGCGCCTCAATGATAAATTCAGAACTGTTGCTCCAGGGGTCTGATAGTGATTGAGCGTGTAAACGATACCGTTATGATTCAGCAATCTGGCAAAATTTCTTTCAAAGTTACCGGTTGAATTCTCGCGTAATGTGTCGACTTGCCCATCAATTGACAATCGGAGTAGCCAAGACGAATACCCCGTAAAAAACAGGGCATTGACTGAGTAGATTAGATTACCATCACTCTTTCTATAAGAATCATCGAAATAAAAATTACAAAAAAGCCAAGCCTCGCAATCGATATATTGAGTATTGCTCCATAAAATCGAATCATTCGAAACACTATAGGCTTCGGTGAAATATTCGCAGCCATTCTCAAAAATATTTGTGCCACAAATGATTAAAGTATCTCCATCGGCGAAAAAGAAGTTTATTTGGGTATTGTAGAAATCAGGGTCGGCATCTCCAAATACCTGGTTGACCGACACCGTGCTCTGATGATTCCATTGCCTATCGAAAATTTCGATAGTGAGGGTATCATAGGGCCATTGACTTGTAGGGTGAGAAAAACATACGGTATTGGCGTTTGCACTCTGGTGGAATGAATGCACATAGGGACCGTTCATATCACTCCTGCTTTCAAAAATGATGGTGTCTACTTGCAGAATTGGATCCAACAAGATCAAGGCGCCCAAGGAGCTCGTCGTTGCGCCATAAGTAGTGTAATCTGCTCTGGTCGAAAAGTCAATGTCGGTTCTGATAAAATACCCATTCTCCAATTTTTGAGCCTTGAGATGGGCATTACTGATCAGGCGGGGCAGCAGAATGGTTGAGTCGAGCAGCGCATTACCCTGAAGCGTTTTAACCCGCACTGTACTATCAACTTCAATCACCCCGGGCATGTTCGGCAATTCCATTTTGAATTGAAAAATAACGGGGTCAACAGCTTGCTCATTGCTCGAATACAATATGGACCCGTTTAAATTAAGTACTGATATGCGTTCGTATTCGGTATCCGTTTTAGAGGAGTAAGATCTAGTATAGGCCCAAATACGCGAACCGTCCGAAATTAAATCAGACATATCGGTAGACATTCGGGCTGTGCCGTGTCGGGTATGGCTGTAGACCATAGCTCATTGTATTGAGCCCGGGTGCTGAGGCATACAAACATCAATAAGGCGATCAAAATAAGGATGCGCATACTCGAAAGGATTATGAAGTCAATGGCTATTTTTTACAAAAAAGAGGACTGAGAACATTGGGTAGTCCATTTAAAACTCTTCGAAAGGTACTTCCAAGATCATCTTATGATACTCCTGCGAACCATTCAAGTTTTGCCAGATCGGCCATATTATGTCCGCACCGTCAACTTCATACCGTAAAATAAAATGATCATTCTCACAGATTGGAGATGTTGGGATCGAATCACAAAGCGACGGATCGAAATGAGTCGGATCATATGTATAGTACCATTGACCCCAACAAGTGTAATTAAGGGAATCACCGTTCACCCATACATATTGACCTTCCTGTTGCCAATCGCTAAGCCCTATCCAAGAACGGTTGCATTTCATAAGCACCCTTCGGTCGAGAAAATCATTCTCGCGCGCCGAATTAATCACCAACAGATGACCCGGAAGTGATCTGCTCATTCTATAAGCTGAATCTCCGGAATACGAGGTTATGGAGTAGTAATAGTGACTGCTTTCGAACTGCCCCAGGTACTTAAACCCCAGTATCATTTCAGCTTCTGGACTCAATTGTTGGTCTCCGATATCCCAGAATTCGTATTCATCCGGAATAACACAACCGTTTAACGAGAAGAGCATTAAAAAGAACAAGATTCGTAGAATAGTGCTGTCAATTGTCTTCATGGATTTTAATTTTTGGTAAATGTCAGCCATGAAGCCACATAGGAGTTAACAACTACGTTGTCTAGGTTGAACTAATGTTGCGAAAGCTTTAAAAAACGCCCAATATGAGCCCAAAACCGATACCGATCATCATGATCCCCACCAAAATCTGAACGAATCGGAAGGTGACCTTCTTCATCATGCGCTTGCCGACCAGTGCCCCGAAAAAGGCAAAGCCGGTCGCGATGATCACCGGGGCCCAGTGGTCGTGCATCATGCCGCGAGGCATCCGCATTAAATACATGGGAATACGGGTAAAATCGATCAGCAAGGCAATGGCAACTCCCGTAGCAATATAGACCTCTTTCGAGAGGCCGGCCTTGATCAAAAACATGCTCCGCAATGCGCCTTGGTGACCGCTTAGTCCGCCAAAGAAACCAGAAAAAATTCCACCTAAGGCAAGCAGGTTGCGCTTGAAGGAGAATTGCTTCATTTTCGGAAATAACTCGGTCAATGCGAAGAAAATCATCAGCACACCGATCACCGCGCTCAAAGGATCCACAACTACGGTATCCGAAACAAACCACGAATCTAAATGACTTAAACGCGAAAGCATTCGCACTCCCAGAAAGGCCCCGAGTATACCTGGAACGCCAAACCAAAGGACTACCCCGCGGTTCACCCATTTGGCCAATAAACCGAATTTGAACAGGTTGTTGAGCACATGTACGATCGCCGTAAGAGCAATGGCAACCTCGACCTCAAAAAATAGGGCAAACACCGGCAACAGCAGCGTTCCCAGCCCAAAACCGCTGAGTAGCGTTAGCCAGCTGGTCAATAGTGCGACGATGGCTATGACGAGGAGGTCCAAGAGTTAGTTGAGTGGTTGAGTGGTTGAATATCGTAATTCTGTGCATTAAGTCCATTTTTCCCAATGGTGTGAGAATAGTCTGAAAATGTAGCCATAGTGATCAAAACCAATACTCCATTCATGGCTGTAAGGTATAGCCTAGTGGCTTTTCCTGAAGCTCTTGGCTCTGCTGGAGCCCTTGCTGTTGGCATTACTGATGCTGTTACTGCTGAAGTCGTGATTGCCCTCAATTTTACTTAAGCATCCACAAAGACGATATATCCTTTTCAAGTCCAACGTCACGGCCGCCGAACTTAAAACAGCTCCTTGTAAATAATTGGTTTAATAAGGAGCATTACTCCAGTACCTTCTTCTTGGTGCGAAAAAGTTGAATATCCTCTTCGTCGGTGGATATCAATAAATGTAACTCCCGGTAGGGTAATCGGCCATCAGGATCTCCGTACGGTTATACACTACTTTTCCTGTACGCATAGAGACGCCGTGCATGTTAAACAAGTGGTAGTGAAAGGAGTCGGCTTCGAAGGGGTCGAGCGAAAGAACCAACACATCGGGGGTCGATTCAAACAGTGGGGTTAAATTGATTTCTATATCGTTATTACACTCCGCAATCGAGAAAACTTGGTAGTAGTGCTCTTGTTGCCCCAGCGCCCCAAAAGAGACGGTCAAGGCAAATAAGACGTGGATCAAACGTTTCATGGCGGTGGGAACTTCATTAGCTACAAAGTTCCTATGCAAGCATCAGATATGACATGCGAAGCGTCAGTTTAAGCTCTGACTTTTATCAGCTTTCGCTGCGTTCTGTAAGAATGTGAAAGTCGAATGTAAATGGATCGAGGTGTTCGATCAGACCCGTTTTGAACTCATCACCATACTCCAGATAAAAAGGGATGAAATTGTCGTGGCGCTCTTGAAGTTTTCCCTTCGAGAAGAGGGCCATTTTAAGGTCTCTGATGCGTTCTGCAAGTTGCTCGTGCTTTCTTTTTTCGGCCTTGACCAGTCGCTTGTGCAATTTATCGAGACCGTTTAGTTGCTTTTGCCTTTGCGCTTTTACCGCTCCGTCAAAGCTCTTTTCGGTGCGTCGGGCGATCTCCTCCATTTCGCCGAACATTTCCTCAAGCATAGACCGGTACTCTGAGAAGTCGAGGTTCTCGTTACTGTGCTCGGATACGCAGCACTCTACGATTTCTTCAGTGGGCTGAAACAACTCTGGATAGCCAATCCCCAAGCGCTGACGTTTGTCGTCGTTTTTATCAGAAATGAGCAGTGCTGAATTTCGAAGAAAGAGCACCGGGAACGGCACATCGTGTTCATCGAACGACGCTTTGAGTTCCATCCAATAAGCCACCTCTGCCCCACCGCCTATATACGCGAGGTTGGGCAAAATCACCTCTTGATACAGGGGGCGCATCAACACATTGGGGCTGAATCGCTCCGGGTGTTCGACTCGCTCCGCATCAAAGGAGTCAGGCGTGAAGTTTTTGTCGCGATCGACGACATGCCAACCTATATCATTGGCCTCTAAACGCTGTCGACTTCGGTCATCGAGGTAAAACAAATTGATCTCCCGTGGATTCACCTGAACGTGGTAATAACGCTCCAAAGATTGAACGGCGGATATCGAGGTGTTGAAGGTCACCTTTTCCTTCATCTCGCGTTCCATTGCTCTTCCAAAAAGCGCTTTTAGCGAGGGTTCGTCTCCATCGACGATCACCAATCCGTCCTCCGCAAAAAACTCGTGCACGAGGTATCGAGTAGCATCGGCCAGCGTGCTTTGCTCCGTGTAGGCGCGTTCAAAGAGACCCTTGAGGTATCCGGCATTGGCTCCGGGGCCCATGACCTCAGAGAGGTCATTCAGTACATCGGCGAAGCCCTCGAGGTCCATTCGGCCTACTGCTCCCCCATCGGGTCGATCCCACCGCGGCGTACCGCCAAAAAGGTTTATGTGATTGATCTCATCGAAATCATGATCCTCAGTGGCCATCCAGTACACCGGAACAAAGTCATACTCGGGGTACTTGTTCTTCAAATGCCGCGCCAAGTTGATCGCGTGCACGATCTTATACCAAAAGTACAGCGGGCCAGTAAACAAGTTTAGCTGATGCCCGGTAGTAACTGTGAAGGTATTGGCGTGTTCGAGAGCGATCACATTCTTTTCGACCCGATCACTATCGACCTGCACATTTTTGAGGCGCCCGTATTGTTCAGTCAAGGCCTTGACCAAGGTATAACGATGTTCGCTGTCGAAATGCGATTTCGCTTTCATCTGCTTTTCGAAGACTTCCGCATCGGGCCGAAGGCCATAAAATTGGCGCAGCTTTTCGTCGTCTTTGGCGTAATCGATCACTAGGCTCGAAAAGGCCTGCGTATCTTCAACGGGTAGTTTATGTAGTTTGAAACGACTCATTCGGCCCGAACCTTGGCCCAAGCGGGTAAATCGATATTATTGAAGTTTCCGGAGCTCATGAGGAGTACAACGGTGCCGCCGTCGAAGGGTTCATCCAAGCGGCTAAAAAGGGCTTTAGAATCGTCGTAGACTGCGATATCCGGGTTATCGAAGGCCTTGCGAACCTGTTCGGGCGTGATGGCTGGCAGGCGCTTCGCTTCGACCGCGGCCGGATTATAATACACCAACGCTTCATCGGCCGCATGGAGGGAACCTCGGTATTCGGGCATGAATTTCGTTTGCAAACTGCTGTAGGTATGCAGTTCGAGCGCCGCAATGAATCGGTGTCCGGGGTACAGCTCTCGAACGGCCTTTACGGTTGCGGCCACCTTGCTCGGCGCATGTGCGAAATCGCGATACACGGCGATATCATCGTTCTTGGCGAGGAGCTCCATGCGCCTACTGGCACCGCTAAAGGTCTGAATGGCCTCGTAAAACTGTTCGTCGGTCACCCCCATCTGATTGCAGATCCAGCGCGCTCCTTCGAGGTTGTTCAGGTTGTGCTTTCCAAAGATCTTGAGCGGAAGATCGCCCATGAACGTCTCAAGCACACATTGCTCACCATCCACATGGTATTTCGGAGTACTGTAGGGGAAGCGTTTGATCTCGTTGGGAGTTTCTTCGACCAGGCGTTGCACATGCTCATCCTCCTCGTTGTAAATTACCGCGCCACCCGGTTCAATGACCATGAGGAACTGCCGAAACTGATCGAGGTAATCTTCGAAGGTCGGGAACACGTTCACATGATCCCAGGCAACGCCAGAGAGCAATGCTACATTGGGCCGGTAATGCAAGAACTTCGGTCGTCGATCGATGGGCGAACTCAGGTATTCGTCGCCTTCGAGTAGCATGAATTCCGCCTGCGGCGAGATTCTCACCATCACGTCGTAGCCCGCCAATTGTGCTCCGACCAAAAAATCGGTTTCCAGCTCATGATACCCCAGCACATGAAGGATCATGCTGGTAATGGTGGTTTTTCCGTGCGACCCGGCAATGACCACACGGGTCTTGTCCTGACTTTGATGGTACAAGAATTCCGGATAGCTGTAAATGCTGAGCCCCAACTCCTGAGCTCTGGCGAGCTCGGGGTTATCGGCATGAGCGTGCATACCGAGAATAACGGCATCGAGGTCTTCGGTGATCCGCTCAGTTTCCCATCCCTCCGTAGGAGGTAATAATCCTGCATCCCGCAAACGACCTTTACCGGGTTCGAAGATATGATCGTCGGAGCCGGTTACCCGGTGCCCCGAAGCCTGAAGTGCCAATGCGAGGTTGTGCATGGCCGATCCGCCAATGGCGATGAAATGTACGTTCACTAGATCACTTTTGTGCACCGAAGTTAAGACATAAATAAGGTTCTAGAAAAGCTCGAATCGTCGGAATACCTCAGTAATTAAGATTCTTTATATTTATCCTAATTCCCTTTTGATGCGATACTTTTTTACCCTTTCCATATTTCTTGCCAGCACCGTTGTCCTGAACGGGCAAACCTTTACCGCGTATTCGGTCACCACGAATGGTGGATCGGGTTCATCCATGGTCGATTACGACGGGGACGGTGATCTCGACGTGTACGTCACCATTGGCAATAACTTGAACAACGTGCTCTTTGAAAACGATTGATCCGGAAACTTCACCAGTATAACAAACCACCCGCTGGTATTACAAACGGATTGGGACACGCAGAGTAGTACTTGGGCCGATTTCGACAACGATGGGGACCTGGATGTTTTTATTCCCACGGGCGGGTCGGGCAACGTTCCCGTTCAGTATAATTTATTCTTTGAGACTCTGGGAGGAGGCAATTACGCGTTGGTGCAAGTCGGTGGTCCGACCGACTATCAGGTCAAGTGCAATTCAACGGGAACTGCGGATTACGACAATGACGGTCTGCTCGATATTTTAATGTGCGCACGGGATGACCGCGACTCGCTATTCAAGAATATGGGTGGGTTGAACTTTACTTCGGTGAATACACCGATCGACAATCTCTCTTCATGGAGCACCAACACCTTGTTTTCGGACCTCGATAACGATGGCGATCAGGATGCTATTCGCATTCACCGCTGGCAGCCTTCGGCGATCTATGAGAATCAGGAGGGAACTTTTGTGGACGCCACACCGGCAGCGCTGTCGACCCTTTCAAATGTTCGAAGTGTAGAGGCCAAGGATTTTGACAACGACGGAGACCATGACCTCATGGTTGGTTCTCGGGCCTTTGGTTACGCCATGCTCATGAATAATGGAGGATTCAATTTCACCGACGT of Flavobacteriales bacterium contains these proteins:
- a CDS encoding T9SS type A sorting domain-containing protein, with the protein product MRSTQNIEEVRVYNSFGVEVYRSDMFDGTEAQLYLQDLSAGTYFIHCGQGNGIVGVEKLVLYR
- the bshC gene encoding bacillithiol biosynthesis cysteine-adding enzyme BshC, with amino-acid sequence MSRFKLHKLPVEDTQAFSSLVIDYAKDDEKLRQFYGLRPDAEVFEKQMKAKSHFDSEHRYTLVKALTEQYGRLKNVQVDSDRVEKNVIALEHANTFTVTTGHQLNLFTGPLYFWYKIVHAINLARHLKNKYPEYDFVPVYWMATEDHDFDEINHINLFGGTPRWDRPDGGAVGRMDLEGFADVLNDLSEVMGPGANAGYLKGLFERAYTEQSTLADATRYLVHEFFAEDGLVIVDGDEPSLKALFGRAMEREMKEKVTFNTSISAVQSLERYYHVQVNPREINLFYLDDRSRQRLEANDIGWHVVDRDKNFTPDSFDAERVEHPERFSPNVLMRPLYQEVILPNLAYIGGGAEVAYWMELKASFDEHDVPFPVLFLRNSALLISDKNDDKRQRLGIGYPELFQPTEEIVECCVSEHSNENLDFSEYRSMLEEMFGEMEEIARRTEKSFDGAVKAQRQKQLNGLDKLHKRLVKAEKRKHEQLAERIRDLKMALFSKGKLQERHDNFIPFYLEYGDEFKTGLIEHLDPFTFDFHILTERSES
- a CDS encoding sulfite exporter TauE/SafE family protein; the protein is MDLLVIAIVALLTSWLTLLSGFGLGTLLLPVFALFFEVEVAIALTAIVHVLNNLFKFGLLAKWVNRGVVLWFGVPGILGAFLGVRMLSRLSHLDSWFVSDTVVVDPLSAVIGVLMIFFALTELFPKMKQFSFKRNLLALGGIFSGFFGGLSGHQGALRSMFLIKAGLSKEVYIATGVAIALLIDFTRIPMYLMRMPRGMMHDHWAPVIIATGFAFFGALVGKRMMKKVTFRFVQILVGIMMIGIGFGLILGVF
- a CDS encoding peptidoglycan synthetase; amino-acid sequence: MNVHFIAIGGSAMHNLALALQASGHRVTGSDDHIFEPGKGRLRDAGLLPPTEGWETERITEDLDAVILGMHAHADNPELARAQELGLSIYSYPEFLYHQSQDKTRVVIAGSHGKTTITSMILHVLGYHELETDFLVGAQLAGYDVMVRISPQAEFMLLEGDEYLSSPIDRRPKFLHYRPNVALLSGVAWDHVNVFPTFEDYLDQFRQFLMVIEPGGAVIYNEEDEHVQRLVEETPNEIKRFPYSTPKYHVDGEQCVLETFMGDLPLKIFGKHNLNNLEGARWICNQMGVTDEQFYEAIQTFSGASRRMELLAKNDDIAVYRDFAHAPSKVAATVKAVRELYPGHRFIAALELHTYSSLQTKFMPEYRGSLHAADEALVYYNPAAVEAKRLPAITPEQVRKAFDNPDIAVYDDSKALFSRLDEPFDGGTVVLLMSSGNFNNIDLPAWAKVRAE